TCATTGGTCGTCCGGCCGTCCCGACACGTGGTCGCCAGCTAAGCCTTCtgaaaatctccatacccaccCTACACGTGTCCGCCATTTGTGACCCCGATGCCAAGCCGATGACCCCGGCGTTAAGAAGAGCCTCCACCCGAAGCCCCGTTGCTCTCTCGGGCAAGGGTCCACCTCCATCGCTCGCTCTATGCGGAGGTCTAGTCTCTCCGGCGAGCTCTaccagaggagagagaagtaaCCACGAAAAACCCGAGAACAGAtagaaacaggaaaaaaaaaaaaaaaaaaggtcaaatggGTCTGTCCAACTACCCAGGTCCTACCGAAAGCTTGCTCGCAATGCTGGTAATGGGCATTGTCTTCGTAGTGGCTATCCTGTTCAACACGGCCACGCCTCCGGTTCCTGAAGGCGGCAGAGACTCCAGCCCTTCCGGGGAGAGGAGCAGTGCCTCCTCCGCGGCGGTCCGGGTCAGGCGGCTCGAGCCACGGTGCAGTCATGACGGCGGCGGCAGGGCAGCGGCGGAGGAGTGCTGCGTGTGCTTGAGCAGGTTCGAGGACGAGGATGAAGTGAGCGAGGTGGCGAGGTGCAAGCATGTCTTCCACAAGGGTTGCCTGGAGAGGTGGTTCCAGAATGACCGGTCCAACACTTGTCCCCTTTGTCGCTCCCTTTGCTAGCTTAAACCGAATCCTTAGCATATTAGCTAGGTCTAGTGTCACGACATATTCTGTTCTTTTAGGCGCAGACGGAGGATTCCTAGAGAGAGTGTGTCCTGCATCTGCCCTTGGTTGTAGGCTTGATGGAGTCAAATGTAACAACAAGAGCATGCACAAAAAATAAAGCAGATGAAGAGGATTTAGAGACAGGATCATTCGTGGATTTGTCATGGTTTCTAGGATTCTTGTCGACGCGAGTTTCGGCTTTGCAGAAGGTGGAAGGTTGCAGGCCCGGACACCGAGCTAATTTTTTGACGCGGCGTTCGGCGAAAATAACAAGCAAATTCTTGCttaagagagaaatctcgagaaatttgataataaaataatgatcatattcaaaaatattataaacacactttttatagggtgttaaccctaatcctaACCATAGTAGGATTCTAAACATAAAATCCAAAACTACAAAATCGTCTTtaataaatttcgaaaatactaaaaaaaaaaaaaggaaaatccatctAGATATTCTTGAATCGTCAAAATTCTTCGTTAGTCACGGTCGAAGGCGGTGAATATTAATCAGGATACCGTTTCGCTTTAGCCGatcgaatttgagctcgatctGATGTCGTCGACTCGATTCGtcggttcttgacacatcatcgtttcgccttccgattggatttctgcctgtgcaatcgatccagaaacgcACTACCAATACATTCCGCATCATCTCTGCACACATCCGGTGCATCTAAGAATTTTTCGGAAGCGCCGGCTCTCGCCTTTCCGCGAGTAAAATGAAGGGTCCTCATCGGACTTCCTAAGTGCCACTCGTCTG
The genomic region above belongs to Rhodamnia argentea isolate NSW1041297 chromosome 6, ASM2092103v1, whole genome shotgun sequence and contains:
- the LOC115749426 gene encoding probable E3 ubiquitin-protein ligase XERICO; translated protein: MGLSNYPGPTESLLAMLVMGIVFVVAILFNTATPPVPEGGRDSSPSGERSSASSAAVRVRRLEPRCSHDGGGRAAAEECCVCLSRFEDEDEVSEVARCKHVFHKGCLERWFQNDRSNTCPLCRSLC